A single genomic interval of Armigeres subalbatus isolate Guangzhou_Male chromosome 1, GZ_Asu_2, whole genome shotgun sequence harbors:
- the LOC134208105 gene encoding RNA-binding protein squid-like, with protein MAEQNQNTNQQDVPTNGNAVRNDDRKLFVGGLSTETTEQDLRNHFVQYGEIENVNVKTDSQTGRSRGFAFIIFSSAESLDKVAAAGDHTINGKKVDAKKAKSKPGKIFVGGLSPETSDEEVKTFFGQFGTVVEVEIPFDKSKNQRKNFCFITYESEAVVKDLLKTPKQTLGGKEVDVKRAVAKQDGMQMGGRGGMRGGRGGGFGGSRQGWGGGQGFGGGYNQGGFGGGYNQGGGFGNGFGGGYGGNNFGFGNYNNFGFGGFHGGKQRGRGGNRQYQQRPY; from the coding sequence ATGGCAGAGCAAAACCAGAACACCAACCAGCAGGATGTGCCAACCAACGGAAACGCTGTCCGGAATGACGACAGAAAGCTCTTTGTCGGTGGACTAAGCACGGAAACTACGGAGCAAGACCTGCGGAACCATTTCGTCCAGTACGGGGAAATTGAGAATGTTAACGTCAAGACCGATTCCCAAACCGGTCGGTCCCGGGGTTTTGCGTTCATCATCTTCAGCAGCGCCGAATCGCTCGATAAAGTCGCTGCAGCCGGAGACCATACCATCAATGGGAAAAAGGTAGACGCCAAAAAAGCTAAATCCAAACCGGGGAAAATTTTTGTGGGTGGATTGAGTCCGGAAACCAGCGACGAGGAAGTGAAAACGTTCTTTGGCCAGTTTGGTACGGTTGTGGAGGTGGAGATTCCCTTCGATAAGTCGAAGAATCAGAGGAAGAATTTCTGCTTTATTACGTACGAGTCGGAAGCCGTGGTGAAGGACCTACTGAAGACGCCCAAGCAGACGCTGGGAGGTAAGGAAGTGGATGTGAAACGTGCAGTGGCAAAGCAGGACGGTATGCAAATGGGTGGACGTGGTGGAATGCGCGGAGGTCGAGGAGGCGGCTTCGGCGGATCAAGACAAGGCTGGGGTGGTGGTcaaggttttggtggagggtATAATCAAGGTGGTTTTGGCGGAGGATACAACCAAGGCGGCGGTTTTGGTAATGGGTTTGGTGGTGGGTACGGTGGTAACAATTTTggcttcggaaattataataatttcGGTTTTGGTGGCTTCCACGGAGGAAAGCAGCGAGGACGCGGAGGAAATCGCCAGTACCAACAGAGGCCGTACTAA